Within Fimbriimonadaceae bacterium, the genomic segment TCGTGGGGGCACCCAGGATGGCTGCGGCGACCGTGAGGGCTCGATGCGCCTGTAGGACGTCGTGGACCCGGAGGACCTTGGCTCCGTTCACTTGGGCGATGGTGTGCGCGGCCAGGGTGCCCTCGATGCGCTCCTCCACCGACAGTGGATCGTCCTCCGTTCCCAACACCTTCCCGAGGAACGACTTGCGGCTCGCGCCCACCAACACCGGGTAACCCGTCGCCACCAGTTCGGGCAGGCGACGCAACAGTTCGAGATTCTGAGCCACGTTCTTCGAAAACCCGATGCCGGGGTCGATCCAGATGCGCTCTCGCGCTATGCCGTCCCGACCGCACCGCTCGACGGAGGCCATCAGCTCGGCCTTCACCTCCGCCACCACGTCCGCGTACACCGTGTGGGATTGCATGGTGCGCGGATCGCCGCGCATGTGCATCGCGCACACCGTGCAGCTCGAATCCGCGGCCACCGCCCGCATCGCGGGATCCCGCAGGCCGGTCACGTCGTTGAGGACCACGGCGCCCGCCCCCAGCGCCTGGCGGGCGATCTCCGCTTTCGACGTATCGATCGAGACCGAAACCCCCCGCGCGACCAGCGCCTCGACGACGGGCAAGACCCGCCTGCCCTCTTCCTCGGCCCGCACCTCGGCGGCACCGGGGCGGGTGCTCTCTCCGCCGACGTCCACGAGGTCCGCACCCTCCTCCACCATCTGGAGCGCGTGCTCCACCGCGTGTTGGCGGTCCAGGTACCGCCCGCCGTCGCTGAACGAATCGGGAGTGACGTTGAGCACGCCCATCAGTGCCGGCCGACCCTCGGGGAGAACGAACATCGCGCCTAGGCTTCGGCCTCCCGGACCAAGAACCGTTCGTGAAGCAAACGAACGGCTCGCTCCGTTTCCGCCTCTGGAATGAGACACGAGAGCGAGATGTCGCTGTCGCTGGTCTGGAGAACGGACACCTGCGCGTCGTAGAGCGCGGAGAGCACGCCGTAGAAGACTCCGGAGCTCTGCATGTGCTCTTGGCCGATGAGCGAGACCATCGTGCAACCCTCGGTCAGGTCGGCGACGATGCGGCGGACCTCGCCCAGAGAGTCCAAGACGCTCGCCTGCGTCTCCACCTCGCGTGAGGGGGTCTGCCCCACCTGGAAGAGGTAGAGCGCGTTCTCGGTCCCCTGGAGGGGGAGCACCAGGCCGTCGAGAAGGTCCATAACGAGCGGGTACTGGGAGCGCGGCACGCCGAATCCGGCGCCGGCGGGGCTGACGTTCATCATGAACAGGTTCACGCCGTTGCGCTCCATGGTCTCGAACACCTTCTCCTGGAGCGCCGACCGATGGTCTTCGGGGGCCGATTCGAAATTGAACTGAAGGTAGACCAGCTTCCCCGTGTGGGTGACACCGGTGACCCGCCGTCCGGGGAAGCTCTCTCTCGGCACAATTTCCGTCCCGGGATCCTCGGAGAACGTGCTGAGCACCCGCAGCGGGATGCCGTACTTCATCGCGATCTCCGCGGCGCGCGGGTGCAACACCTTCGCGCCCAGGTGCGCGATCTCGGCGACCTCGTCGTAGGTCACCTGCCTCAGGGTCGGCGCGCCCGGCACGTAGTCCGGGTCGGCGGTCTTCACGCCCTCGACGTCGGTGAAGATCTCCACGGCGTCGGCGCCCAATGCGGCGCCCAGCGCCGAAGCGGTCGTGTCCGAACCTCCGCGCCCCAACGTGGTCAGCTCGGCGCCCGGTTCGCCGGGGATGGCGAAGACGCCTTGGAAGCCGCAAACGATGGCGATGTCGCCCGCCTCGAGCGCATGGTGCAGGCTCACGGGCTTGATGCTGACGATGCGCGCGTTGCCGTACACCCCGTCGGTGCGGATGCCGGCTTGCCCGCCGCGAAACGCATGGGCGGGGTGCCCGAGGATGCGCAGGGTGTGGGCGAACACCACGGCGGAGAAAATCTCGCCGCACGCGATCATCATGTCGAGCTCGCGCGGGTGGGGATCGACGGCCGCATCCATGTCGCGCAGCAGGCTCACCAGGGTGTCGGTGGCGTAGGGCTGACCCTTTCTTCCCATCGCGCTGACCACGACCACCGGCGCAAACCCCTGCTCCTTGGCCGACACCACCCGCAGCGCCGAGATCATGCGCGACTCGGGCGTGGCGAGGCTGGTCCCGCCGAACTTCATCACCTTGATCTTCAAGTCGCCACCTCGACGTGGCCTTCTCGGAACGACTCGAGGGTCTGTGGCACATCCGCGGCGTCCATGACGAGGAGCACGCGGTCGTGCATGTCCCCCAGGTGGTCCACGCGCACGCCGCTCGCGATGACCTTGCGCACGATTCCCGCGATGAGGCCCTCCTCGTCGCGCATGTTCACCGCGTGCACGATGACTACGGCCCGGTCGCGGCCGAGCGTGTACTTGGCGCCGATCAGGCGCAACGCCTCCTCGGCCTGGGGCGCGCGATCTTCGGCCACGAGAAACGAGACGCCCCCGTGGGTGAGCTTGACGAAGTCGATGCTCACCGAAGACTCCGCGATCGAGCGGAGCACCTTCAGGCGCTCTGCGGCGAGGTCGGCGGCGAGGCCGCCCACGTGGACCATCGCGAACCCGCGGCGCACCTCGACGCGGCTGATGCCGCGCGGCTTCTCAAAGTCAGTTCCCGGTGTCGCCAAGGATCGTTTCCGCCTCCGCCCAGACCTCTTCGGGCAGTTCCAGCCCGCTTGCCTTCGCGTTCTCTTCGATCTGCTCGGGCCGCGTCGCACCGATGATCACCGAACTCACGATGGCCTTGCGCAGGCACCATGCGAGGGCGAACTGGGCGGTCGTCGCGCCGTGCTTCTCCGCGAGGAGCTTGAGCTTCTGCACGCGGCCGAGCACGTCGTCGGTCAGGTTGTCGGCCATGAACATGTTCGACTTCTCGTCGGCCCCGCGGCTTCCCGCAGGAACCGGTGCGCCGGGGGCGTACTTGCCGGTCAGGACGCCCTGTGCGAGCGGCGAGAACACGACCAGCCCCATCCCCAGCTCCTCGCACGCAGGCATCACTTCGTTCTCGACGCCGCGGTTCAAGGCGTTGTACACGGGCTGGTTGCTCGACGGAGGATTGGCGTTCAGCTCGCGGGCGACCGAGGCCGCCTCGCGGATCCTCTCGGCGGGCCATTGGCTCACGCCCCAGTAGAGCACCTTGCCCTGCTTGATCAGCTCGTCGATCGCGCGCACGGTCTCGTCGACGGGCGTCTCCGGATCCATCCGGTGGAACTGGAAGAGGTCGATGTAGTCCGTTCCGAGCCGGGCGAGCGAGTTGTGCACCGATTCGACGATGTGCTTCTTGCTCAAACCCTGGTCGTTCGGGCGTTCGCTCATCGGGAAGAAGCACTTGGTGGCGAGGAACAGGTCGTCGCGCCGGAAGTCGCCGATGACGCGGCCCAGCGCCTTCTCCGCCTCCCCCTTGTTGTAGACATCGGCGGTGTCGAAGAAGTTGATGCCGAGGTCGAACGCCTTGTGGACGAGGGTGCGGCCAGTGGTTTCGGCCACCGTGCGCCCGATCGTCAGCCAGCTTCCGAGCGCCACCTCGCTCACCTTGACGCCGCTGCGCCCCAACCGCCTGTAGTTCATGGGCGAAGGTTACCTAGCGGGAATCGGGAATCGGGAATCGGGAGTCGGGGGTGTTAGTATGAGACATGGTGCACAG encodes:
- a CDS encoding aspartate kinase produces the protein MKIKVMKFGGTSLATPESRMISALRVVSAKEQGFAPVVVVSAMGRKGQPYATDTLVSLLRDMDAAVDPHPRELDMMIACGEIFSAVVFAHTLRILGHPAHAFRGGQAGIRTDGVYGNARIVSIKPVSLHHALEAGDIAIVCGFQGVFAIPGEPGAELTTLGRGGSDTTASALGAALGADAVEIFTDVEGVKTADPDYVPGAPTLRQVTYDEVAEIAHLGAKVLHPRAAEIAMKYGIPLRVLSTFSEDPGTEIVPRESFPGRRVTGVTHTGKLVYLQFNFESAPEDHRSALQEKVFETMERNGVNLFMMNVSPAGAGFGVPRSQYPLVMDLLDGLVLPLQGTENALYLFQVGQTPSREVETQASVLDSLGEVRRIVADLTEGCTMVSLIGQEHMQSSGVFYGVLSALYDAQVSVLQTSDSDISLSCLIPEAETERAVRLLHERFLVREAEA
- a CDS encoding aldo/keto reductase family protein gives rise to the protein MNYRRLGRSGVKVSEVALGSWLTIGRTVAETTGRTLVHKAFDLGINFFDTADVYNKGEAEKALGRVIGDFRRDDLFLATKCFFPMSERPNDQGLSKKHIVESVHNSLARLGTDYIDLFQFHRMDPETPVDETVRAIDELIKQGKVLYWGVSQWPAERIREAASVARELNANPPSSNQPVYNALNRGVENEVMPACEELGMGLVVFSPLAQGVLTGKYAPGAPVPAGSRGADEKSNMFMADNLTDDVLGRVQKLKLLAEKHGATTAQFALAWCLRKAIVSSVIIGATRPEQIEENAKASGLELPEEVWAEAETILGDTGN
- the folP gene encoding dihydropteroate synthase; this encodes MFVLPEGRPALMGVLNVTPDSFSDGGRYLDRQHAVEHALQMVEEGADLVDVGGESTRPGAAEVRAEEEGRRVLPVVEALVARGVSVSIDTSKAEIARQALGAGAVVLNDVTGLRDPAMRAVAADSSCTVCAMHMRGDPRTMQSHTVYADVVAEVKAELMASVERCGRDGIARERIWIDPGIGFSKNVAQNLELLRRLPELVATGYPVLVGASRKSFLGKVLGTEDDPLSVEERIEGTLAAHTIAQVNGAKVLRVHDVLQAHRALTVAAAILGAPTTNDKRSTTHG